Below is a window of Canis lupus dingo isolate Sandy chromosome 30, ASM325472v2, whole genome shotgun sequence DNA.
ACTCCCAGCAGAATGGATTACTCTCCTGGGGGCTCCCTGTTCCTATGTGAGGTATAGCCTTCAGCACCTGTGAGTCTGTCATCATATGCACACTTGTGAAAACTGGGGTTTTCTGCAGGCCAGAGACCTGTCTCCTTGACCTTTGTGTGTTcccagtgcttagcacagagcgGGTGTGCGCGTCTTCGTGTGAAGACCCAGAACCACCCTTCAATCCAGACAGAGCAGCTGGTTTCTTCACTTTGGCACCGACACATCCAGCTTTTCCTTACTCTGCCTTTCCCCCATTCTCTGCACACTCAAGAGGGTTCAGCTCATACCTTCCCCTCCCCTAACTTCCAAGCCTTCCCTCACTACTCCAGTCCAGGCTGAGCTCACCCTCCCTTGGTCCGTCTCAGGACACAGTTTTGGCACATTCTGTCTCTTGTCATCTGGGGTGACCAACCATCTTGGTTTGTCTGGGACTTAGTGATTTTCTGAGACACAGTACCTTCAGTGCTAAGAAAGGCAAAGGCCTGGGCTATCTGGGACAGCGGGTCACCCCACATAGAACTCTTGGGTTTTCACCTAGAATGATTGAGCTTCTACAGCAGTGGCTCTCAACCAGGGGACATCAGCAgttgtctagagacattttttgTCTCAAAACATGGGTTAGGGTGCTAGTGCTATCttgtgggtagaggccaagggTGCTGCTAAACATTGTACAGTACATAGGACAGCCTCCATAACAAAGGATTATCTGGCCCCAAACTTTAGCCCTTTTGGTGGCTGGTATTGCTGGGCATACAGACGGTCCAAATGGAGAAAATGGCATCTGTGTGGGCTGGAAGATCAAGGAAGGCCGGCCCCCAAAGGTTGAGGACGTGGCTAGGAGAACATACCCACCAGTGTCTGGATTCCTGTGGGCAGGGATTTCCCCAGGACTCGCTGGCCAAGGTGGAGTTGTGAACACCACTCAGTGTTCCTGAGTGGCCTCACGTGCTCTGTGACCCTCAGTGGCTGCTGGGAACAACATGGAGGACATCTACGGGGAGCTCTTACTGCAGCTGCACCAGCAGTATCCAGGTGATATAGGATGCTTTGCCATCTACTTCCTGAACCTGCTAACCCTGAAGCCGGGAGAGGCCATGTTTCTGGAGGCCAATGTGCCCCATGCCTACCTGAAAGGAGGTGAGCCATATTTGTCggtttttttgggtgtttttgtttttgtagattttatttatttattcataagagacacacagagaaaggcagagacataggtagagggagaagcaggctcctcgcagggagcctgatgcgaggaccctgaggtcacgccctgagccaaagacagacagacgctcaaccactgagccacccaggtgtccctgtttgttattgttttttttttttttcccttttttaagattttatttttaagtaatctccgtACCCAGAGTGAGACTTGAACTCAAAAcgtggagatcaagagttacatactCCACGGACTgtggcagccaggtgccccaaggtgaGCCCCATTTTAGCAGTGAGCCCCACTACCAAGCTTTGCTTCATCATCTAGATAAAAGCGGAAGGGGTGGTCAGAGGAAGATCTTTAAGATCCCATCCAGCTCTGGCTTAGGGTCGGGCAGGGTAGTGGCCAGTAGGGTGCAGAATGCCAGCTTAGTGTTGGACAATTGAACCTTCACATGGTCCTTGTGAGGTCACGGTAGTCTCATGACAAGCCCTGTCTGCATGGTTGGGAACAGTGTGAACCCAGGCTACCTGGGATCAAGGCTGTTCTCTCCCCTGCATCACTACCTTTGCATGTCTGTCTTCCCCACCTAGAGATTTTTACATGAAAACAAGTTGCCACAGAAAGGTGTCACATCTGGACTACTGGCTGTCTATCCTCATGGACAGGATTCTGTGGTAGAACGGAGTCTGGGGCTGACATGATTCCCCCTGACGACAGTGGGCAACTGACCACCTGTTTTTTGGTATCTGATATCTTAGCCCATTCTCCCAGGTTATGCATTTCACTCATTTTTTGCCGCACTCTGTAGGCGGTTCACGGCCCTCAGGTTAGGAGACCAGCCCTTCATCCTTCATCAGGTCATTAGTACATGACAACTGTCTGTCCCCAGACTGTGTGGAGTGCATGGCGTGTTCGGATAACACTGTTCGTGCTGGCCTGACACCCAAGTTCATTGACGTGCCAACCCTGTGTGAAATGCTCAGCTATACCCCCAGCAAGGACAGGCTCTTTCTCCCAGCACGGAGTCAGGAAGACCCCTATCTCTATATCTATGACCCCCCTGTGCCGGACTTCACGGTCATGAAGATGCAGGTGAGTGGGGTGGCGGCAGTGGTTGTGGTGGGGTCTTGTATGGCTTGAAAAAGTCTGGCAAAGGCCACAATGTAGAGTACACACCGGGAGCTGGGTTTCCTTATAAGTGAACTTAGAGGAGGCCAGTGGGGGGCAGGGATGAGGATGACAGGACACGGTCAAGGGCCCTGCCCATTCCCTTTGTACCAGGGACCAGACAGGGCCTGCACGCTGACAAGAGCCTGAGCAGCGGGGGAGAAGAGCTCTTCTCCTTGCTGCCCTTGAGGCTGTCCTGGGCCCGCTGGGAGCTGCCGGGAAGAGACCACCAGCCGCATCGTCCTGTTCTTTCTGCCCAGGTCCCTGGCTCCGTCGCGGAATACAATGTCTTGGCAGTGGACTCCGCCAGCATCCTCCTGGTTGTACAGGGGAGAGTGACAGCCAGCACTCCTACAGCCCAGACCCCAATTCCTCTGCAGCGTGGTGGGGTGCTCTTCATTGGGGCCAACGAGAGGGTCTCCCTGAAGCTCGCCGTGCCCAGTGACCTACTGCTGTTCCGTGCCTGCTGCCTGCTGTAGAGGCCGTAGCCTTCCTGGCTCTCCTCAGGCCCAGCTCCAACCCCTTCCCTGCTCTGGAGCTGGGCATACCCTGAAGAGCAGGGGTAGAGTAGTGAGCCCCAAGGTAGGGACTCCTGAGCAAGCCTAGGACAAACCATCTCTCTCCCGGGAGGAGGACCCTGATGGGGACAAAGACCAGACACTCCCCTGGTCTTCTCACCGTACCGGAGCCAGGGCCTGCTCAGGGCGGAGGCGGCAGCTCTGTTCCAGCCTACAGCATTAGGCAGGCTGGTAACATCCAGGACTAGCTCAGTGTCAGTCACAGCAAGAGGGTCATTAATTTAAGAACAGGTTTCCGGCCCTGGGACTGCCCATTTCCTCAGCTGCGGAAGAGGGCAGAGCAGGCCTGTGGCCTAATATTGTCACCCTCTGGCTCTGTCAAGGCAATTAAAGATCACTTGTGTTGAGGCTCGGAGGCAGAGCAGTCCGCTGTCTGCGTGCCAGTCTCTGAAGTGGGCTGATGGGGCCCTTCCTGGGTGTCCAGTTTTTGCTTTAATTCCTGCCCCAACAGCTCCCTGAGGTGGGTATGTATGAAGCCCTTTTATAGGAACATCTGGGAAGGGATCTGAAGATGTGGAAGGTGGATCTAAAGATAGTGCAAGATTCTCTCTCCAGTGCTTTCACTCGGCCTTAGGGCAGGGGTCAGCACGCTAAGGCCAGCAGGCTGCCGGAGTCCAGGTGCTTTCAGGCTCCAGTGGCAAAAGGAGATGCATCAGACTATCTGGCCTTCAAGGCCTAAAGCATGGACTTGCCTTTCCAGGGAAATTTGTCAGCCACTTTAGGACATATTCAGTCATCATACAAACAGGGATTTGGGGACAGGATGACACAATCTGTGTTGGGAAGAGAAACCTAGCTACTTTTCCTAAACCGGCAGAAAACATATAGGATGTCTATTCGCGCTGTGCCTACTACCTTCTAGACGTGCATGCGCCTCTGCAGGAAGTGGCCCCGCTGTCTGTTTTGCCACTGACTAGTCGGGTCCTGTCACCACATACGAGGTGGAGACTCCCGTGGAGTAACGGTTTAAACCGGCACAAAAGGATCTTTCTGAGCTGCTGCCCGTACCAGACGCCCTATATGATGGAAATCTAGAGAACCACCTTCAGAATGGTTCTGACTAACCTACTCTGGGGCTTCGTGGCCTCTAAGTTTTTTTCAGCTAAAAGCAAAAGCCGACCTGGGAAAGGAAAGGGTCTGCAAGATGGAACGTCCTCTAAAGAGAAGTGCTCTGCAAAGGCCTGCAGCCTCCAGTGACGCCAGCCTGGAAACACTGCCCACTGGGAGTTGCAGGAAGAGGCAGGTCTCAGGAGGAATGGCCACGGGTGGGCGGGGGGAACCTCTTAGGCTCTTCATTTCACAATTCAGGGGGCTGTGGTCTAAGCCTTACTTTCAAATCCTACTGCAACAGAGACTGCCCAACTAGCATGACTGTATTTATTCGTACAAATTTTCAGAGTTGTGGAAGCCTAAGCCAAGAGTTCCGTAGCGTCCTCTGTAAACACCACACACCTACTTCCCTCTGGGAGGTTAACTGCGAATACACCCCGGTCTCCCCAGGACAGGCACCTGCAGGATACCTGGTGCTCTGAATTAAGGCAGTTTGGCTCTAGGCACCTTTGTGCCTTTATTGGTGACATTTTATTTAGCCTGGGACCTCTGGCCCCAAACAGACCATTTCTACCCTGCCTAGCTGCCAGGTGCCTCCAACTTTCTCCACAAAGGTAATGACTTCCGCACAGAACCAACCACTTCTAGAACATCCTCTCCAGGAACAGACACAGGGAAATAGATAGCGTGGACTTAGAGTAACAACCATCTGGAGGGccttggtcttggggtcctgcTGCCACTTTCACCCACCTAAGTGCTCAGGTCGTTGTCCTaaccactccccccccccccccgatgtAGCCCcaccacactgggcttcctgctacCACCACAGTCTTTTCACACTGCCCTGGGTGGTGCCCTCTGTGTACTTCTGTACCTCTGCAGAAACCAGAAAGGCCTGCACAAAAAGTGTTCCGCATGTGAAGCACCCGTGTGTTGCTGCAGTCCCACCCCTGAAACCATCTAGGTCTCCTAGTCCCCAGACCCTGACCTGCCGTGTCTGTGGCCTCGGTCCCATCTACCTCCTGCTGTGATGCTACTGGATCAGAAGTCAACCACAGCCCCTGGATACCATACATCCTTAACTTCCTAGCATTTGACAGAAGCACCAAGACAGATGCCTGTCAAGTGCAGATAGATCATCCTAGTTATCTGACAAGGGCTTTTTAACTGACCACCTCAGCCTTCCAGTCACCTCATGTGGCAGAGCAAGAGTTCACGTCATCCTTCACACCTCTGGAGGCCACAGGACATCAAATAAAGCACCAGACCAGGCACTTCCCATGTAGGGCCCACCCCCCTATCCTCATGCCCCTTAGGCTAGGAACCATGTCTGCTCTCACAGTCCTCAGCTTGGCTCTGGgtgagaccccccccccaaaaaaaagaaaccaattctAGAGAGGACTGGTATAGCGAGAGATGCCATCTGGGGTGGGGCATGGCCACTGGGGAGATTATGCTGGTCTCAGCCGTGTTCACACTGAGGGTGGAGCTGGGTTGCCCCAGAGGCTTACTTGGAAGGCCCATGCTGGAGTGAAGGGACACCCTCCGCAATGGCAGGTTATCTCCTTAGGGAGGGGCCCTGGGAGCTGGCACGGGGCCCATCCTGCCTGTGAGTCTCTGTCCACATCAAAGACCCACACGGCAGAGCCAGTACACTTCTCCTTGCTAGTTAAGATCCAAAAGCTAAATAGGAAGGCACCTAACTGCTTCCTGCAGCCCCCTCTGCTGGTGACCCAAACCTGCAGGCTTCGGGGTGAGCTCCAGTCCCTTCACCTAACCTTTACACTCAAAGGCTGGGTGTTGAATAACCTAAGACCAAGGCAAAGAATGGTAACcaaggaaagataaataaataaaatatgtacatagtGGAGCAATTTTTCTCCACTGGGTGGAGGGATTACTAGAAGCCCTGATCCTGCTGTGTGATCAGGCAACCTGCCGTACTCCCTGCCATGGGCAAACAGGTGCAAGGGGACGAAGGCCAAGGGGCCCTGCTTTATGCTTTCTTGAGTGTCCCCTCGTGGAGCCAGGAAGAGGGAGCATATGGAATTTCTTAAACTGGTCCCAAATAGTTCAGTTCTTTTTCAAAGACCCCCCCAGCTAGAAGCCGTAAAGTGCTATTTTCTGCTTTCATACAACACTGTTCAGCATAGCCTGGCCACGAAAGCTTTCTCCCTCCACAGAGGGGAACAAATACAGGTCAAGATATGTGCAAGTTTTCCTTAGCCAACTTGTCACCACCAGAACCAGAATTCCTGTGTGCCTGCCCTTATTAAAGTGGTTTCTCCAAACTGCTCTAATACCAGAGGAAAACTGCAGAGTCCCGCCTATCACCGTATGGCCCAGATGGGGGCCTCTGGCTGAGAAGCACCAGGTAAGGCGTAACTGCAGGTCATTGACCTTCTTCCCAGAGGATCAGTGCCTCCAGTGATTCTGAGGCTGATGGCCGTCCCCACTGCACTCTGTGAACTAAGAAGGGTCCACAGGGCTCTGCAGGCATGGTGAGCAGGGCCCATCTTAGGGGGTTATGTCTACTGGAGAGTACAGGAGGAAGAGTCCCCAGGACAGCACCAGCAGCAGGAGCACGTTGAAGAGGCCATAGGCTTGGGAGGAATGAGGTCCAAGTCCTCATCATCTGGAATCTCATCCAGGTGATACCCATCTTGAAGCAGCTGCCGGCTCACATCCTGGTTCACTTGCTAAGGGCAAAAGAGGAGAGAACTGTTAAGCCAGGAGGCAAAGCAGAAACAACTGCTGCCCAAAAGGCAGACCTACCTACCTTCGCTTACCAGAGCTTCCTCTCCATGCTCCACCCTCAGGCCAACTCCATGCATCACTGGACTACAAGAGGAAGTGCCAGTGCCTCACCCAGCAGGGAAAGGCCccaagcaggggcacctgggtggctcagtggttgggcatctgcctttggttcagggcataatcccagagtcctgggatcgagtcctgcatcaggctccccacggggagcctgcttttccctctgcctctctctttgtgtctccaataaaaataatttaaaaaaaggcccCAAGCAGCCTAAGCCAGTACTCTCCAGGCTGCACTATCACTAACCCCCAGGGGAGCTGTTCTCACTAAAGAATCCTTAGACATCTGATGTAAATACCAGATTCCAGATTGTTTGAAAGTCAAGGGCCTGACTGTTCCCACTGGGAACCTAAACTGGTCCCTACAAAGGCTGAAGAATATGGGACAATGAAACCAGGACAATGGGGTAGAATAGGAGTTACATAGGAACAGGGTGGGGAGCGGCCTTGTCTGTACTGCTGGTTAAACATGCAGCACCTTTATGCCAGCAGAGCCTGTTCCCTGCAAAGTGGAACCTGTCAACCTAGATTTACCAGTTCCACTGAGCAGAAGGAGTAGGAGACTGGGAACAAGGTAGGACTTTCTCTGGCTCTtggctaatttttcttttctcagttttaacAATCTTAGGCACCCAGATATTCAAGAAGGAGAAAATTTACAAACTGCTTCTATTCTCTTTGGCAGAAACTCAGGGGGTTGGCCAAGGGTTTTctgaacaaggaaaaaataataagggcagccccagtggcgcagcggtttggcgccacctgcagcccagggcgtgatcctggagaccctggatcgagtcccacgtcaggctctctgtatgatgcctgcttctccctctgtgtctctgcctctctctctgtctctatgaataaataaataaaatcttaaataaaataaaataaaataaaagtggcgTACAGTCCAGTCATGTCTCCAGCACCTGGCCTCTAAGGTGGTAAGCTGCACATGCCAGAACTTTAcacccctgtgtctctgtctgggACCATCACTCTGTAAACATGTCCAGAAGGCCATCCCACCGGTATCTCAGTCGGGAGTTCCCATTGATGGAACAACTGAAGGAACACAAGTTGTCTGGACTGACTAGAAGAAAACAAGACTGGTGGAGGATGGCCAGGGGAGGGACAGGAATGCTGATCTCAGATAAAAGGCAATTAGAGGAAGTGAGACTAGAATTACTGCGAGACACTTGGGGGCAGGCCTAGAATGACTGAGTCCATCCTGCAAGAGACATTTCAAATAATAAGGAAAACTTCTCTAAGAGCTACCTAaggagtgtgtgcgtgtgttagAGGGAGGGCAGGCAGCAAGGCTTCTTGGAGGGAGTGAGTACTCAGTTGCAAGAAGCATTCAAGCAAGAAGAGGCTGGTAAACACTTAGGTGGGATTTATCAAGAGGACTCCTTTCCTAAGTGGTCACCTGGGCTAGAAGACTTGTGAGGTCCTTACAGCCCTAAGGGTCTATGGTCTTCTGGATTTTCAACAGCTTTCCTCAGACACCTATACCTCTGTTGGGGGAGTAGGGCAGAGTAGAAGATTGGAGAACAGACCGGAAGTCTGGCATAGTGCCGTGTATACAGCAGGCACAAGACAAGCATTTAGCAGTGGCGGTgacgctgcctgcagcctggcccCGTGCAGAAAGGCGCTCTGGACTTGCCTCTGCAGAGGAATACCCGGAGGAGTATCTGGATTCCAGCTCCCCATCACtaggagaagaggaaaacagtCAGTTCAGGGGGGATGCCTCTGGAGCACAGCTGCAAAGGCCAGGTAGAGAGCATGCAAGGGGGTCCGGAGGACTTGAGATACGAACACCACAGGTCACAGAACTCAAGCCCAGAACCAGGAGTACCACTGGCTCCAGCGGGGGCGGGGGTCACTGTCGCCGACAGCGAATACGTAAGGAGGGAGGATGACTCCCCCACTCGCAGTTAGTGCTCCAAACGGAAGAGCAGCACGATCACCTGAGTCCTCTAACCAGGCTATCCTGGGGAGGGATGATGCTCTCTAGAAGACAGCTCTGGAACGCGCAGGGGGGTCCTGGACGAGGTCTGCAGTGGGACCCACGTCACTCCCCAAGGGCCATTtctccggggtggggggggggcactcacCTGTCAGAGTCGAGGGACACCAGGTTTTCATCTGGACTCTGGCTAAGGGCCGTGTAGCCCTTGTTGAACTTCACCGACCTGGGGGGGAGATGGGAAGAGCAGGCAGAGGTGACGCACCGCCGGTCACCGGGAGGGAGGGCTGCGGGGCTCCCGTGTCGCCTCTGCGCCCCgcgaccccgcgaccccgcggccccgcggccccgcgtcTGGCTACAGCCGCTCGGGACAGGCGCTTCGCTGCGGCTCCGGGGGAAAGGCCTGCGGCTTCCAGAAGCGGGAGGACTCCCCACTTCGCCGGCCTTCAACCGGAGGGCAGGGAGGCTGCAAGTCCGAGGCCAGGTCTCCTCTTCACGCCTCTCGGTCTTAGCTTACGGGGAAGCGGCGCCGGCTCGGCTCCCGCCCGGCCTCGGGGCTCAGCCCCTGCGGAAAAGACGAGGGGGCCCGGCCGTTCGGGcgcgtcccctcccctcccctcccctcccctcccctcccctcccctccccctccccctcgcggcccggcccggcccggcctcggCGCCCTCCGCCGACCCCCGCGGCCCCAGGGTCCTCGCGTGACGCCGCCACGGCCCGAAAGGGGAGAAGCTTCAAGCCGCGAAGCCGACGGGCTGGCTCCGGGCGCTCGCGGGCtgggcctcgggcctcgggcctcgggcctcgggccGGGGCCTCCCCGGACGCCGCCGCGCAGGAGGGGCGCCCGCCGAGACCTTTTCGCCGaggagccggggcggggcggcggcgcccCCTGCACGCCTTTCCTCCGCAGAACCGCCCTGGCCAGGTCCCGGGGCTTCGCTGCAAGGCAGAGGGCGCGGGTCAGCGGGTCCTCCCGCGCCGCAGCCCGcggtcccccgccccccgggccgccccccgcccccgcccccgcccccgcccggccgcaCTCACGCAGCTTGGCCGGAAGGGAAGGCGCGCGCGTCACCATGTACGGGCCCCTCTTCTCCACAGCCGCCCGGGCACCCCCGCCGCCGCTTCGGCCCGAGGGCGGCCCCGGGGctcccgccgcgccccccgcggtCCCGCCGGGCCGAGGTCCCGGGCCGCCGCGGTCCGCGCTCGCCATGCTGGGCCCTGCGCGCCGCCGCCGAGtcccctccgccgccgccgccgccgccgagcccgCGCCCGCATGGAGGCGGCCCTCCCGAGAAGGGCGGTGGCGCGCAGGCGCGGACCCGGCCCCGGCCTTCCGGCGGCCGctcggggcgcagggggcggcgGCGAAagggaggccggggccgggcgggccgcCGAGAGCGGGTGAGGGCGCTgcgggcccgcgaggagccgccCGCGGAGGCCGCCGCAGACTCACCGGCCCTCGGGCGCCGCAGCGACATCCTGGTCCCCGGGGCCGACACGGGAGCAGGACTGTGTGCCTCAGGCACATTCGGAAAAAGGAATTTGAAACGAGCTTTTGGATCATCAGAAGCACAGaggaatgtttatttttgtagattccaggctttggaaaaaaatagttatttgaaagagagcgagCGCGCGCCGCAGCCAGACTCGCGGCAGAGCCGGCAGCCGGGCTCCATCCCGGGCCCCGAGGCCGTGTCCTGACCCCCGGCCGTCCGCCTCGGCGCCCCCACCCCCGTACTGCACATTCGGAAACAGCATCTAGGAccctgaactcaggaccctgacatcaagacctgcACTGAAAACCAAGACTTGCTTCACCCCTTAGTGGACtcaggcacccaggcgcccccacatgGCTCAGTTCTCTTGACTTCCCAGCGTGACCAGCTGTTATTCCTATCATGCAAAGGAGATTTAGACTTGGTCAGATTCAGCAGTTGAGTGGTAAacttgggat
It encodes the following:
- the MPI gene encoding mannose-6-phosphate isomerase isoform X3, with the translated sequence MGSHPRGDAKILDDRISQKTLGQWIAENQDCLGSKVKDMFHGKLPFLFKVLSVETALSIQAHPNKELAEKLHLQAPQHYPDANHKPEMAVALTSFQGLCGFRPVEEILTFLTKVPEFQFLIGDKAATQLKQSMGGDSRSMASALQSCFSHLMKSEKKVVVEQLNLLVKRISQQVAAGNNMEDIYGELLLQLHQQYPGDIGCFAIYFLNLLTLKPGEAMFLEANVPHAYLKGDCVECMACSDNTVRAGLTPKFIDVPTLCEMLSYTPSKDRLFLPARSQEDPYLYIYDPPVPDFTVMKMQVPGSVAEYNVLAVDSASILLVVQGRVTASTPTAQTPIPLQRGGVLFIGANERVSLKLAVPSDLLLFRACCLL
- the FAM219B gene encoding protein FAM219B isoform X4, which codes for MSLRRPRAGESAAASAGGSSRARSALTRSRRPARPRPPFRRRPLRPERPPEGRGRVRACAPPPFSGGPPPCGRGLGGGGGGGGDSAAARRAQHGERGPRRPGTSARRDRGGRGGSPGAALGPKRRRGCPGGCGEEGPVHGDARAFPSGQAASVKFNKGYTALSQSPDENLVSLDSDSDGELESRYSSGYSSAEQVNQDVSRQLLQDGYHLDEIPDDEDLDLIPPKPMASSTCSCCWCCPGDSSSCTLQ
- the FAM219B gene encoding protein FAM219B isoform X1 — encoded protein: MCLRHTVLLPCRPRGPGCRCGARGPVSLRRPPRAAPRGPAAPSPALGGPPGPGLPFAAAPCAPSGRRKAGAGSAPARHRPSREGRLHAGAGSAAAAAAEGTRRRRAGPSMASADRGGPGPRPGGTAGGAAGAPGPPSGRSGGGGARAAVEKRGPYMVTRAPSLPAKLPKPRDLARAVLRRKGVQGAPPPRPGSSAKRSVKFNKGYTALSQSPDENLVSLDSDSDGELESRYSSGYSSAEQVNQDVSRQLLQDGYHLDEIPDDEDLDLIPPKPMASSTCSCCWCCPGDSSSCTLQ
- the FAM219B gene encoding protein FAM219B isoform X2, producing MIQKLVSNSFFRMCLRHTVLLPCRPRGPGCRCGARGPVSLRRPPRAAPRGPAAPSPALGGPPGPGLPFAAAPCAPSGRRKAGAGSAPARHRPSREGRLHAGAGSAAAAAAEGTRRRRAGPSMASADRGGPGPRPGGTAGGAAGAPGPPSGRSGGGGARAAVEKRGPYMVTRAPSLPAKLPKPRDLARAVLRRKGVQGAPPPRPGSSAKRSVKFNKGYTALSQSPDENLVSLDSDSDGELESRYSSGYSSAEASPERLSARGQAAGSVTATAKCLSCACCIHGTMPDFRK
- the FAM219B gene encoding protein FAM219B isoform X5 — translated: MSLRRPRAGESAAASAGGSSRARSALTRSRRPARPRPPFRRRPLRPERPPEGRGRVRACAPPPFSGGPPPCGRGLGGGGGGGGDSAAARRAQHGERGPRRPGTSARRDRGGRGGSPGAALGPKRRRGCPGGCGEEGPVHGDARAFPSGQAASVKFNKGYTALSQSPDENLVSLDSDSDGELESRYSSGYSSAEASPERLSARGQAAGSVTATAKCLSCACCIHGTMPDFRK
- the FAM219B gene encoding protein FAM219B isoform X3, with product MIQKLVSNSFFRMCLRHTVLLPCRPRGPGCRCGARGPVSLRRPPRAAPRGPAAPSPALGGPPGPGLPFAAAPCAPSGRRKAGAGSAPARHRPSREGRLHAGAGSAAAAAAEGTRRRRAGPSMASADRGGPGPRPGGTAGGAAGAPGPPSGRSGGGGARAAVEKRGPYMVTRAPSLPAKLPKPRDLARAVLRRKGVQGAPPPRPGSSAKRSVKFNKGYTALSQSPDENLVSLDSDSDGELESRYSSGYSSAERYRCLRKAVENPEDHRPLGL